A stretch of Limanda limanda chromosome 7, fLimLim1.1, whole genome shotgun sequence DNA encodes these proteins:
- the spata2 gene encoding spermatogenesis-associated protein 2: protein MDAKLKEDLFRRYVTALERRLEEGGEYKDSEALLSTATALLGAYQPDPPQRFRMVRFYEVVENSLRCQRGGNIRSLERAFRTLETICTNLLLFPWKKEFRCIKTFTGPYVYHLQSAISEAELRAVMRTIGYACDHDSQFHLQEHPGGANHLRQLAFELFLAQAECRLLGEVVALARGSASELEALELRRGCRDDAAGCADVLRRRDSLGADMARLSVRPLDIERPHAHHLRRGSRPSKSVDVTDGAGHWHPALSKPVLKASLSLRKETLFVDAEEDMKDEIIRPNTSTSLFSVVAPPSYSPVADFFPIQSPPPADVYTSYHLSSLDEIDLYTERGGAGTGGRQTPSRPPSREPRDARDGWLLKAHGSVKCQGCGLGCSTMASCQRCDMILCPACHDVDPSPCCGLQDYHPKSPRPLDGYIPVKEKLSVYSNTHSHSHLHPHPLTLTHSHSHPHPQMVEKTLMSTKLFASKSVALTTPKGGSSERLSLGGSRCGFCNKPGASHTCVNCSKVSCDSCMGLYAKDVCTRKNPQHSFVPNHQLNFKSGTISHLVYR from the exons ATGGATGCCAAGTTAAAAGAGGACCTGTTCCGGAGGTATGTGACGGCACTGGAGAGGCgcctggaggagggaggggaataCAAGGACAGTGAGGCCCTGCTCTCCACAGCCACAGCTCTGCTGGGGGCCTACCAGCCAGATCCGCCACAACGTTTCCGAATGGTGCGTTTCTatgaggtggtggagaactCTCTCCGCTGCCAGAGAGGGGGGAACATCAGGAGCCTGGAGAGAGCCTTCCGCACCCTGGAAACCATCTGCACCAACCTCCTACTCTTCCCCTGGAAGAAGGAGTTCAGATGTATAAAG ACCTTCACTGGCCCGTACGTGTACCATCTGCAGTCAGCCATTTCGGAAGCTGAACTGCGAGCTGTAATGCGCACCATTGGCTACGCCTGTGACCATGATTCGCAGTTCCATTTGCAGGAGCACCCAGGAGGAGCAAATCATCTGCGCCAGTTGGCGTTTGAGCTTTTCCTGGCCCAGGCAGAGTGTCGTCTTCTGGGAGAGGTAGTGGCCCTGGCCCGCGGTTCAGCCTCCGAGCTGGAGGCCCTGGAACTCCGCAGGGGCTGCAGAGATGACGCAGCTGGCTGTGCCGATGTGCTCCGCAGACGTGACAGCCTTGGGGCAGATATGGCTCGTCTGTCTGTGCGGCCGCTGGACATAGAGAGGCCTCATGCCCACCACCTGAGGCGAGGGAGCCGACCATCTAAGTCTGTGGATGTTACGGATGGGGCAGGTCACTGGCATCCAGCACTTAGCAAGCCGGTCTTAAAGGCCTCATTGAGTCTGAGGAAGGAGACCCTGTTTGTGGATGCAGAGGAAGATATGAAGGATGAGATCATCAGGCCCAACACCTCAACGTCCCTCTTCTCTGTGGTAGCCCCACCTTCCTATAGTCCTGTTGCAGATTTCTTCCCAATTCAGTCGCCTCCCCCGGCTGACGTTTACACATCCTACCACCTGTCCTCTTTGGATGAGATTGACTTGTACACTGAGAGAGGCGGTGCTGGGACAGGAGGAAGACAGACTCCCTCTCGACCTCCGTCCAGAGAGCCCCGGGATGCAAGGGACGGCTGGCTGCTCAAAGCTCATGGTAGTGTGAAGTGTCAGGGTTGTGGGCTGGGCTGCTCAACTATGGCTTCCTGCCAGAGGTGTGACATGATCCTCTGTCCTGCCTGTCATGATGTGGACCCCTCCCCTTGCTGTGGCCTCCAGGACTACCACCCCAAATCCCCACGACCCCTTGATGGATACATCCCTGTCAAGGAGAAGCTCTCCGTCTACTCGAATACCCACTCCCACTCCCACCTCCACCCGCACCccctcacactgactcactcgcactcccacccccacccccagaTGGTGGAAAAAACCCTCATGTCCACAAAGCTGTTTGCAAGCAAGTCTGTTGCCTTGACAACACCAAAGGGAGGCAGCAGTGAGCGACTAAGCTTGGGGGGATCGCGCTGCGGGTTCTGCAACAAGCCAGGTGCATCGCACACCTGTGTGAACTGCTCTAAGGTGTCATGTGACTCGTGCATGGGCTTGTATGCAAAGGATGTTTGCACACGAAAGAATCCGCAGCACAGCTTTGTGCCCAACCATCAGCTCAACTTCAAATCTGGCACCATATCTCACCTGGTGTACCGATGA